One Balnearium lithotrophicum genomic region harbors:
- a CDS encoding PaaI family thioesterase, whose amino-acid sequence MEIKTHRKIDQEISGKPVEIAPGYAKVVLETKPFMAADEKGLVHGGFIFSAADYAAMLSVNHPNVVLGFAEVSFLKPVRVGDTVEFVAEGKGKEKKRVVEVVGYRNGEEVFKGRFTCFTPSKHVLERK is encoded by the coding sequence ATGGAGATAAAAACACACAGGAAAATCGACCAGGAAATTTCTGGAAAGCCCGTTGAGATAGCCCCGGGATATGCAAAGGTTGTTTTAGAGACAAAACCGTTCATGGCAGCAGATGAGAAGGGACTTGTCCACGGAGGGTTTATATTCTCTGCTGCAGACTACGCCGCTATGCTCTCTGTGAACCACCCAAACGTTGTCTTAGGTTTTGCAGAGGTCTCATTTTTAAAGCCTGTGAGGGTTGGAGATACGGTTGAGTTTGTTGCAGAGGGAAAGGGAAAGGAGAAAAAGAGAGTTGTTGAAGTTGTAGGATACAGGAATGGAGAAGAGGTCTTCAAGGGAAGGTTTACCTGCTTCACACCTTCAAAACACGTCCTTGAACGTAAGTAA
- the prfA gene encoding peptide chain release factor 1, whose product MEKAIETRLENIVKKFQEIEKNLSNPEIISDQKKFQTLAKEHKELQPIYETYMEYKNAKRGIEEAIEVIDSEEDEELVELAKEEKKELEDKVEKLEEELKKLLIPKDPNDEKNVILEIRAGAGGEEAALFAQDLFRMYSRYAERKGWKVEILSLNETGLGGIKEVIAMISGKGAYSRLKFESGVHRVQRIPVTESGGRIHTSTATVAILPEAEEVDIEINEKDLKIDTYRSSGAGGQHVNTTDSAVRITHIPTGIVVTCSNERSQIQNRIKAMKILRARLKELYEREQKEKLDSARRSQVGSGDRSEKIRTYNFPEGRVTDHRIKLTLYNLQEFLDGDLDQMIDALTAAEQEKKIEALVKED is encoded by the coding sequence ATGGAAAAGGCAATTGAGACAAGACTTGAAAATATAGTAAAGAAGTTCCAGGAGATTGAAAAGAACCTCAGTAACCCAGAAATTATTTCCGACCAGAAGAAATTTCAGACCCTTGCAAAGGAGCACAAGGAGCTTCAGCCGATATACGAAACCTACATGGAGTACAAAAACGCAAAGAGAGGAATAGAGGAGGCAATTGAAGTTATTGATTCTGAGGAGGATGAGGAGTTAGTCGAACTTGCAAAAGAGGAAAAGAAGGAGTTGGAGGACAAGGTTGAAAAGTTGGAGGAGGAGTTAAAGAAGCTCCTCATTCCTAAGGACCCTAACGATGAGAAGAACGTCATTTTGGAGATAAGGGCTGGGGCAGGTGGAGAGGAGGCAGCTCTCTTTGCTCAGGACCTCTTTAGGATGTACTCAAGGTACGCCGAGAGAAAAGGGTGGAAGGTTGAGATTCTATCACTGAACGAGACTGGACTCGGTGGTATCAAGGAAGTTATTGCGATGATTTCAGGAAAGGGGGCATACTCAAGGCTAAAGTTTGAATCGGGAGTTCACAGGGTTCAGAGAATACCTGTTACTGAATCGGGGGGAAGAATTCACACTTCAACCGCAACTGTTGCAATTCTTCCCGAGGCAGAAGAGGTCGACATTGAAATAAACGAGAAGGACTTAAAGATAGACACCTACCGTTCATCAGGAGCAGGTGGACAGCACGTCAATACAACAGACTCTGCAGTTAGAATAACTCACATTCCAACGGGAATCGTTGTAACATGCTCAAACGAACGCTCTCAGATTCAGAACAGAATAAAGGCAATGAAAATTCTGAGGGCAAGGCTTAAGGAGCTCTACGAGAGGGAGCAGAAGGAAAAACTTGACTCTGCAAGGCGTTCTCAGGTTGGAAGTGGTGATAGAAGTGAGAAGATAAGGACCTACAACTTCCCCGAAGGAAGGGTTACAGACCACAGAATAAAGTTAACCCTTTACAACCTTCAGGAGTTCTTGGACGGTGACTTAGACCAGATGATAGACGCCCTTACAGCAGCAGAACAGGAAAAGAAAATAGAGGCTCTCGTTAAAGAGGATTAG
- a CDS encoding radical SAM/SPASM domain-containing protein, which translates to MAVKEEFLPKWIAWEITRRCNLQCIHCRSSSTIESEQGDFSTEDGKRLLDDISKLSKPTVVLTGGEPLLREDIWELAEYGTKLGFRMCIATNGTLVDDEVCRRMKEVGIRMVSLSLDGSTPEIHDDFRKQPGAFEGVVRATELFRKHGIPFLINSSFTKRNAFDIPNVYKKARELGAKAWYMFIVLPVGRGEEANAELLNDKEAEYWLNWHYELEKELILKGDNTILVRPTCAPHYYRIFYQNAKRDGLDLKRRNLVFGTGGGKGCVAGQSIAYIDCHGWLRPCSYFPESDVNVFDVPFHKAWFESKIMQDMRKIEEFKGRCGVCEYVKICNGCRVRAYWKYGDYMQEDPICNYVPVKMRIGLKSPGLDLSKKESGGI; encoded by the coding sequence ATGGCTGTTAAGGAGGAATTTCTACCAAAATGGATTGCCTGGGAAATAACGAGGAGGTGTAACTTGCAGTGTATCCACTGCCGCTCCTCGTCAACGATTGAGTCTGAGCAGGGAGACTTTTCAACGGAGGACGGTAAACGGCTCCTTGACGATATATCAAAGCTCTCTAAACCAACCGTTGTCTTAACGGGAGGGGAGCCACTTCTCAGGGAGGACATCTGGGAACTTGCTGAGTACGGAACGAAACTTGGATTTAGGATGTGTATAGCAACCAACGGAACGTTGGTTGACGATGAAGTCTGCAGAAGGATGAAGGAAGTTGGAATAAGGATGGTTTCCCTATCGTTGGACGGCTCAACTCCTGAAATTCACGACGACTTTAGAAAGCAGCCTGGAGCCTTTGAAGGTGTAGTTAGGGCTACTGAGCTCTTTAGAAAGCACGGAATTCCGTTTTTAATAAACTCCTCATTTACTAAGAGAAACGCCTTTGACATTCCAAACGTCTACAAAAAGGCAAGGGAGCTTGGAGCTAAGGCCTGGTACATGTTTATAGTTCTCCCCGTTGGAAGGGGTGAGGAGGCAAATGCGGAGCTCTTAAACGATAAAGAAGCTGAATACTGGTTAAACTGGCACTACGAACTTGAGAAGGAGTTAATCCTAAAGGGGGATAACACAATTCTCGTCCGTCCTACATGTGCTCCTCACTACTACAGGATTTTCTATCAGAATGCAAAAAGGGATGGACTTGACTTAAAGAGGAGAAATTTAGTTTTCGGTACAGGTGGAGGAAAGGGATGCGTTGCAGGTCAGTCGATAGCCTACATTGACTGCCACGGCTGGCTAAGACCCTGCAGTTACTTTCCAGAATCCGACGTAAACGTATTTGACGTTCCCTTCCATAAAGCCTGGTTTGAGTCCAAAATAATGCAGGACATGAGAAAAATTGAGGAGTTCAAGGGAAGGTGTGGTGTTTGTGAATACGTGAAGATATGTAACGGATGCAGGGTTAGAGCTTACTGGAAGTACGGAGACTACATGCAGGAGGACCCTATCTGCAACTACGTACCTGTAAAAATGAGAATTGGTCTTAAGTCTCCTGGTTTAGACCTTTCTAAAAAAGAGAGTGGAGGAATTTAA